One genomic region from Argentina anserina chromosome 2, drPotAnse1.1, whole genome shotgun sequence encodes:
- the LOC126805526 gene encoding uncharacterized protein LOC126805526 isoform X1 — MDLHQYLHHHPRYAPSSSSSDPPPNFPNYPHRTTNYHHRRHSPSSPSHPQRTFSPRPIDSDHSRAFSPHRPPPPDSDRPRYRLYLEDYRDRSRNYSPRPRDYDCELHKPYRRDPDGGGARFRSEYEERDRRADDSGGARFKPEYEEQHCRVVRRSSNRDTAAIGEVEYMNSGCYDESAYEELLRSGRRYKRYEIQRWGLERPQSEEVEVEVEEGLYDPFELDEQDEAENRIVSESREREYYGLESGRRTSSDSRWKQQVHKKSVLLRLQTPKPRERNYSGYYDASGSGGAFRGKEVFEYEYLGHGRKEGVEEVGGGVDGRGGSSPLDLDVSFKSNSLVAKTTVRTREEERRDSGSGSDMDCSESPPAKRSEDVVNVDALGLVLSKTSSPAKDGVVTSSDMNSQPCSVVTDDAFVTSEVEVAEAKGKGLDKDGKDVGSSEQKSFPNTPKKTKVVKKTVIKKIVKKVTNPSKGKIDEPGTSFVHSPSASTDKGEMSSISNPCANDLCVMPVDKKVEATLPNVVSDEEGIVINSCSENIGNDSTSNLGYSSPEEINTDQNNALSVDTPVKGLVTVSNSNSNATDSIRVATCSEAGVVDVSTSICQSGDILAVNEVVLKESSQPTLAVESNSSSDIINSDKIDELMNASKTICQSGDVLAVHEVVPKESSQAMLAVESNSSSGFLNSDNLHGLTNEKGSEHGAETTSEKLSHRDIIVPDVGTLDVVSKQPCRNQLHTSLQNGGVLEEHPEATSSAENNLSAVLSSSEETKAVRSKIGRRTRWDSDVVYIKKDKSVTVSIGGNANFTGKDPSPECASRSFINCATERLANIPVSVGETKSATPMIQNKRKIKSQLDSSRISYTCADPVNISVRERPLDTTASSFLKDPSHAEVSGVQMTDVGSQPGNDGVSILNGKCSVNGFCDTNFSGRIDVEYDTNETSPESKRRKVSGSQLALTSVQTNGGPANKSTSCTHTSLTHNDVSTDQADKGASSCIGSQCATSNIIPSPMEINEYLEDIMAAVSSETVAIARDSSTTDDMKFERQGVDSFTFSEVSGNQHMEVPCPSQLKIDEKEDGTEIMVLNNHHLDIDGCHEKDIDVSATNDHIMVQGEAPCTSHSDVQRANLSDNSFGRNMESNGLSIKDKLPFVPSGLLSVGNGNEVTTTNSSDEGMKSVPDMLSETGTPETPTSITDVHLLICNPSVMKSFDEKVCGNDKKLEAKSDVASTGNLFAETKTNLTLVHGTEGHQSVTGKIVPFKLQDSKKTSHGPHLISAESALKNQLGQATHKNVPGRPYPAFTTSQKATSSTHISKPRTWHRNANASAIPLHASTVPPQRQLSQRNGKLESNSYVRKGNTLVRKPALVAAVPQSSQDLNSSVYQLNMSATDALKKNAGFDTRTGGIIAPSDRPTAPLPSGVKMSTSAAISLEIPSSLAEPPLTDFLETKSDPMNCSGMKDVEGSVDLPATSDTQEFHSGPVNNLHDGNLTSSNVKKVIYVKRKLNQLVASSNPLDLSVHNADKNQPSDGYYKRRKHQLIRSSLDSNGKGTVLLPTDNLNSGVQKARKVIPSRTFNKKRSLKAVARTSIKSSLVWTPSGTQSSIKNGSSYDHRKILPHLFPWKRATYWRTVMQTQASNFNYSSSTTISKKLLLSRMRDTVYTRSTHGFSLRKYKVLSVGGSSLKWSKSIESRSKKVNEEATRAVAEVEKKKREHNDSTCTSSGLKIRNSPAGKRIFRIGSVHYKMDPSRRTLERISDDDSSNSAVLNSENDVKRSYVPRRLVIGNDEYVRIGNGNKLIRDPKKRTRILASERVRWSLHTARQRLAKKRKYCQFFTRFGKCNKDDGKCPYIHDSSKIAVCTKYLNGLCSNPTCKLTHKVIPERMPDCSFFLQGLCTNKKCSYRHVNVNPKASICEGFLKGYCADGDECRKKHSYVCPTFEETGTCPQGLNCKLHHPKKRTKGKIKKRSIEHKSGWGRYFVSKDVALSEPVTVSAKHCAHNGDDIFGNDFISINGSDEEAGESNIPPEQTTFYDSNPSELDLDDLDELVKPVLLLDKMKTNNF, encoded by the exons ATGGACCTCCATCAGTACCTTCACCACCACCCAAGGTACGctccttcctcctcttcttccgaCCCTCCTCCTAATTTCCCAAACTACCCTCACCGCACCACCAACTACCACCACCGCCGCCACTCCCCTTCTTCTCCGTCGCATCCCCAAAGAACCTTCTCCCCCCGCCCCATCGATTCCGATCATTCCCGAGCCTTCTCCCCCCACCGCCCTCCGCCTCCCGATTCCGACCGGCCGCGCTACCGCCTCTACCTCGAGGACTACCGCGACCGGTCCAGGAACTACTCCCCCCGGCCGCGCGATTACGACTGCGAATTGCATAAACCCTACCGCCGCGACCCCGACGGTGGCGGCGCTAGGTTCAGATCGGAGTACGAGGAGCGGGACCGCCGAGCTGACGACAGCGGCGGCGCTAGGTTTAAACCGGAGTACGAAGAGCAACACTGCCGTGTCGTCCGTCGCTCGAGCAACCGCGACACGGCGGCGATTGGTGAAGTGGAGTACATGAATTCGGGTTGCTACGATGAGAGCGCGTATGAGGAGCTGTTGAGGAGTGGGAGGAGGTATAAGAGGTATGAGATTCAAAGGTGGGGCCTTGAGAGGCCTCAATcggaggaggtggaggtggaggtggaggagggTTTGTATGATCCTTTCGAATTGGATGAACAGGATGAAGCCGAAAATCGGATTGTTTCGGAGAGTAGGGAGAGGGAGTATTATGGTTTAGAATCAGGGAGAAGAACTAGTAGTGATAGTAGATGGAAGCAGCAGGTGCATAAGAAGAGTGTTTTGCTTAGGCTTCAGACGCCCAAGCCCCGGGAGAGGAATTACTCGGGTTATTATGATGCTTCCGGCTCCGGTGGGGCATTCAGAGGGAAGGAGGTGTTTGAGTATGAGTATTTAGGCCATGGGAGGAAGGAAGGAGTTGAAGAAGTTGGTGGAGGAGTGGATGGGAGAGGTGGGAGTAGTCCTCTGGACCTGGACGTTTCATTTAAGTCGAATTCGCTGGTGGCTAAGACGACGGTTAGAACtagggaggaggagaggagagattcAGGTTCCGGTTCGGATATGGATTGTTCAGAGTCGCCGCCTGCTAAGCGCAGTGAGGATGTCGTAAATGTGGATGCTTTGGGGCTTGTTTTGAGTAAGACGTCCAGTCCTGCAAAGGATGGAGTAGTTACTAGTTCTGACATGAACTCGCAGCCTTGTTCTGTTGTGACTGATGATGCGTTTGTAACGAGTGAAGTGGAAGTAGCAGAAGCGAAGGGCAAGGGTTTAGATAAAGATGGCAAGGATGTTGGTTCCAGTGAGCAGAAGTCTTTTCCCAACACTCCTAAGAAGACCAAAGTAGTGAAGAAAACAGTGATCAAGAAGATAGTGAAAAAGGTGACAAACCCGTCAAAAGGTAAGATTGATGAACCCGGGACGAGTTTTGTTCATAGTCCATCTGCCAGCACTGACAAAGGTGAAATGTCTTCCATTTCTAATCCTTGCGCTAATGACCTGTGTGTGATGCCTGTAGATAAGAAAGTAGAAGCTACTTTGCCGAATGTTGTATCAGATGAAGAAGGCATTGTGATAAACTCTTGTAGTGAGAATATTGGGAACGACTCAACCTCAAATTTGGGTTATTCGAGTCCTGAAGAGATTAATACTGATCAGAATAACGCTCTGAGTGTAGATACCCCAGTCAAGGGCTTGGTTACCGTTTCAAATTCTAACAGCAACGCAACTGATTCAATTAGGGTAGCTACTTGTTCTGAAGCTGGTGTTGTGGATGTCAGCACATCAATTTGTCAGAGCGGAGACATTTTAGCGGTCAATGAAGTTGTACTAAAAGAATCATCACAACCCACGTTGGCTGTAGAAAGCAATTCCAGCTCTGATATCATAAATTCAGATAAGATTGATGAACTTATGAATGCCAGCAAAACAATCTGTCAGAGTGGAGATGTTTTAGCGGTTCATGAAGTTGTACCAAAAGAATCATCACAAGCCATGTTGGCTGTAGAAAGCAATTCCAGCTCTGGTTTCTTGAATTCAGATAATCTGCATGGACTCACGAATGAAAAGGGTTCCGAACATGGTGCTGAAACTACCTCAGAGAAACTGTCACATCGGGATATCATTGTTCCTGATGTTGGCACTTTGGATGTGGTAAGCAAACAACCTTGTAGAAATCAGCTCCATACATCACTTCAAAATGGTGGTGTATTAGAAGAACATCCTGAGGCTACATCTTCAGCAGAAAATAATTTGTCTGCTGTTTTGTCGAGTTCAGAGGAGACTAAAGCTGTCCGCTCCAAGATTGGTAGACGTACCAGGTGGGATTCTGATGTGGTTTATATTAAGAAAGATAAGAGTGTTACAGTTTCCATTGGTGGGAATGCCAATTTTACTGGCAAAGACCCATCCCCTGAATGTGCATCTAGATCTTTTATAAATTGTGCCACAGAAAGACTTGCAAATATTCCAGTGTCAGTTGGAGAGACTAAGAGTGCAACACCTATGATTcaaaataagagaaaaattAAGTCGCAGTTGGACTCTTCAAGGATATCCTATACTTGTGCAGATCCTGTAAATATTTCTGTCCGTGAAAGACCCTTGGATACTACAGCAAGTTCATTCCTGAAGGATCCTAGTCATGCAGAAGTTTCTGGTGTTCAAATGACAGATGTGGGATCACAGCCTGGTAATGATGGGGTCAGTATTTTAAATGGAAAATGTTCAGTAAATGGGTTTTGTGATACTAACTTTTCAGGTAGAATTGATGTCGAGTATGATACCAATGAGACTTCACCCGAGTCAAAGAGGAGAAAAGTATCAGGCTCTCAATTGGCTTTGACGTCAGTTCAAACCAATGGAGGACCTGCAAATAAATCTACATCTTGTACGCACACATCTTTAACTCATAATGATGTTTCAACAGATCAAGCAGACAAAGGTGCTTCTTCTTGCATAGGTTCTCAGTGTGCTACTTCTAATATTATTCCTTCTCCCATGGAAATCAATGAATATCTTGAGGATATAATGGCTGCAGTATCATCTGAAACTGTAGCTATAGCTAGGGACTCCTCTACTACTGATGATATGAAGTTTGAGCGGCAAGGTGTTGATTCTTTTACATTTTCTGAAGTGTCAGGTAATCAACATATGGAAGTTCCATGCCCTTCACAATTGAAAATTGATGAGAAAGAGGATGGTACTGAAATTATGGTTTTAAATAATCATCACCTTGATATAGATGGTTGTCATGAAAAAGATATTGATGTTTCTGCAACAAATGATCACATTATGGTCCAAGGTGAGGCTCCATGTACATCTCATTCAGATGTCCAGCGTGCAAATTTAAGTGATAATTCTTTCGGTAGAAATATGGAATCAAATGGCCTCAGTATCAAGGATAAATTGCCTTTTGTGCCAAGTGGTCTGTTGTCAGTTGGTAATGGCAATGAAGTAACGACTACCAACTCGAGTGATGAAGGCATGAAGTCTGTGCCTGATATGCTGTCGGAAACAGGTACTCCAGAGACTCCCACTAGTATCACTGACGTGCATCTGCTGATTTGTAATCCTTCAGTTATGAAAAGTTTTGACGAAAAAGTTTGTGGGAATGACAAGAAATTAGAGGCGAAGTCTGACGTTGCATCTACTGGGAATTTATTCGCAGAGACCAAAACTAATTTAACATTAGTTCATGGGACTGAAGGTCACCAATCAGTCACAGGAAAGATTGTACCTTTCAAATTGCAGGATTCCAAAAAGACATCTCATGGTCCGCATCTCATAAGCGCTGAATCTGCATTGAAGAACCAGCTAGGTCAGGCTACCCATAAGAATGTTCCAGGTCGTCCATATCCCGCCTTCACTACCTCACAGAAGGCTACCTCTTCAACGCATATATCAAAGCCTCGGACTTGGCATCGAAATGCTAATGCATCTGCAATTCCTCTTCATGCAAGTACTGTTCCACCTCAAAGGCAGTTGTCACAAAGAAATGGAAAGCTTGAAAGTAATTCTTATGTTCGTAAAGGTAACACCCTTGTTAGAAAACCTGCTTTAGTTGCTGCTGTACCACAAAGCTCTCAAGATCTCAATTCATCCGTTTATCAGTTGAATATGTCAGCTACAGATGCATTGAAGAAGAATGCAGGATTTGACACGAGAACAGGTGGGATAATTGCCCCTTCAGATAGGCCCACAGCCCCACTACCCAGTGGAGTCAAAATGTCTACATCTGCTGCCATCTCTTTGGAGATTCCATCCTCATTAGCTGAACCTCCTCTAACTGATTTCCTTGAAACTAAATCAGATCCTATGAATTGTTCAGGGATGAAAGATGTAGAAGGATCAGTGGACTTGCCGGCAACTTCTGATACCCAGGAATTCCATAGTGGCCCAGTCAACAATCTACATGATGGGAATTTGACTTCTTCAAATGTGAAGAAGGTTATATATGTAAAACGAAAATTAAACCAGTTGGTTGCATCTTCaaatcctttagacctttctGTCCACAATGCTGATAAGAACCAACCCTCAGATGGTTACTACAAGAGGCGCAAACATCAGTTAATTAGGTCTTCTTTGGATAGTAATGGCAAAGGGACGGTTCTCCTGCCCACTGACAATCTAAATTCAGGGGTGCAAAAGGCTCGTAAGGTTATACCTAGTAGAACATTTAACAAGAAGCGATCACTTAAGG CTGTTGCAAGGACAAGTATAAAAAGCTCTTTGGTCTGGACACCAAGTGGTACACAGTCATCAATTAAGAATGGTAGCTCATATGACCATCGGAAGATTTTGCCTCACCTGTTTCCGTGGAAAAGAGCAACATACTGGAGAACTGTCATGCAAACACAGGCTTCCAATTTCAATTATAGTTCCTCAACAACAATCAG TAAAAAGTTGCTGCTCTCAAGGATGAGGGATACCGTATACACTAGGTCAACCCATGGCTTTTCACTTAGAAAGTACAAGGTATTAAGTGTTGGTGGATCTAGTTTAAAATGGTCAAAATCCATTGAAAGTcgctcaaagaaagtaaatgAG GAAGCTACACGGGCTGTTGCTGAagtagagaagaagaaaagggaaCACAATGATTCAACCTGCACTAGTTCTGgtttaaaaatcagaaattcgccAG CAGGAAAACGAATATTTCGCATTGGCTCTGTTCATTACAAAATGGATCCTTCTAGGCGGACACTTGAGAGGATTTCAG ATGATGATTCCTCGAACTCTGCAGTGCTGAATTCAGAAAATGATGTCAAGAGATCTTATGTTCCAAGGAGATTGGTGATTGGGAATGACGA ATATGTGCGCATTGGAAATGGTAATAAGCTCATCAGAGATCCAAAGAAACGAACTCGCATATTGGCAAGTGAAAGAGTTAGATGGAGTTTGCACACTGCCAGACAGCGTTTAgctaaaaaaaggaaatattgCCAGTTTTTCACACGTTTTGGGAAGTGTAACAAGGATGATGGAAAATGTCCCTATATACATGACTCATCCAAAATTGCAGTCTGCACAAAGTATCTGAATGGTTTATGTTCCAATCCCACCTGCAAATTGACCCACAAG GTCATTCCAGAAAGAATGCCAGACTGTTCTTTCTTTCTGCAAG GTTTATGCACCAATAAAAAATGTTCTTACAGACATGTAAATGTGAACCCGAAAGCATCTATTTGTGAAGGATTTCTTAAAGGTTATTGTGCTGACGGAGATGAG TGTCGGAAGAAGCACAGCTATGTCTGCCCGACTTTTGAAGAAACAGGAACGTGTCCTCAAGGGCTCAACTGCAAACTTCACCACCCTAAAAAGCGAACGAAGGGAAAGATAAAGAAACGATCAATAGAACATAAAAGTGGTTGGGGACGTTACTTTGTTTCCAAGGATGTCGCTCTTTCTGAGCCTGTAACTGTGTCTGCAAAGCACTGTGCACACAATGGTGACGACATATTTGGTAATGATTTCATTAGCATCAATGGTAGTGATGAGGAGGCTGGAGAAAGTAACATTCCACCTGAGCAAACAACATTTTACGACAGTAATCCTTCTGAATTAGACTTAGATGATCTTGATGAGCTAGTTAAACCGGTACTTTTGTTGGATAAGATGAAGACGAACAACTTCTGA